One region of uncultured Sulfurimonas sp. genomic DNA includes:
- a CDS encoding HAD family hydrolase codes for MQCTQNPYLYDGIKETLDKLVASDVKISVATNAPTPFASRMLKHLKIDDMFDVIIGADKVAVSKPDPQMLLEILNHYNFDAKKDSAWMVGDNSKDMLSAQNAGINSMFATWGFTPNSNHETIVFKPKEILDIVL; via the coding sequence ATGCAATGTACACAAAATCCATATCTTTATGATGGTATAAAAGAAACTTTAGACAAACTTGTAGCATCTGATGTTAAAATCTCAGTTGCTACAAATGCACCTACACCTTTTGCATCTAGAATGTTAAAACATTTAAAAATTGATGATATGTTTGATGTTATCATTGGTGCAGATAAAGTAGCCGTGTCAAAACCAGACCCACAGATGTTATTAGAGATTTTAAATCATTATAATTTTGACGCTAAAAAAGATAGTGCTTGGATGGTGGGAGACAACTCAAAAGATATGTTAAGTGCGCAAAATGCTGGCATAAACTCTATGTTTGCAACTTGGGGTTTTACTCCAAATTCAAATCATGAAACAATAGTTTTTAAACCAAAAGAGATACTAGACATAGTTTTATAA
- a CDS encoding DEAD/DEAH box helicase family protein → MESVNFEILRKDRPILADLGGFAEQYAHADPASALVKLRTLAEQLTKAIYWELRLEKAQGATFDELLRTKPFESAVPPVIRNKLHAARKEGNKAAHGGTVETQAALWIVQELFEASAWFAVRCLGQQPRDIAKFQQPKDQQAEAVTAVEEQKATEARLEEALAALEKVKADYEALAVEAETTAKSQMVADALQYDEATTRKRLIDVALAEAGWDINKPDQVTLEQKVEHQPNPTGIGYIDYVLWDDDGLPLAVIEAKKTSVSEEKGRKQAELYAEGLEKTYGFRPVIFYTNGYNTWIWDDAQGYPPRPLFGFYSKSSLHNLAKFQRSNKAQLDTFTPKAEIAGRIYQVETIKRVCENFSSKHRKALIVQATGTGKTRVAIALTDLLVRANWAKRILFLCDRKELVKQAKNAFNDNMSEPLTVVSRRSVNDNTSRIFVATYPAMQSIFQAFDVGFFDLVIADESHRSIYNRYRQIFQYFDALQVGLTATPVEFISRNTYGLFGCSNQDPTAFYALEDAVKDEWLVPYEVFTHTTKFLRDGIHYKDLTDEQKAQLEEDGEADEDLDHEANEVDNKVFNKDTGRHIIRNLMENGIRDASGQLPGKTIIFARRHTHAKILEKLFNELYPQYGGKFCQVIDNHDPRAEQLIDDFKGDGNNKDLTIAISVDMLDTGIDVPEVVNLVFAKPVKSKVKFWQMIGRGTRLCEDLFGPGLDKSVFRIFDHWANFEYFEQNKPEAEPSAPTSLMQRLFNARIDLAEAALNAPELDSFNNTVKLLEQDVNSLPADSIAVREKWQEVLTIQQQGVIERFDPMTVQALRAEISPLTQWINIRGQSDAYGFDLLMTQMQTALIQQTQAFEGLKGDLLNAVNRLRMNLNQVKAKAETIKQVKSGPFWAAVSLAQLENVRTELRSIMQYQDTSSAKPITPKVIDIEEDPDGIRTGQTTTGLISIDQAVYRKRVEEALSALFDKDPTLQKIRAGQPVSQTDLDRLISMVLTEHPDVDLNILREFYPDLADHLDLIIRNIIGMDVDAVRDRFQEFVHRNPSLSAKQTQFLRLLERLIAQNGSVEVEQLVDSPFTKLDQLGVFGLFPNDEQRQDLLNVVKTFKPQGNLNSSSDESTLQ, encoded by the coding sequence ATGGAGTCTGTGAATTTCGAGATCCTGCGTAAGGATCGCCCGATCTTGGCTGATTTGGGCGGCTTTGCTGAACAGTACGCCCACGCAGATCCCGCTAGCGCCCTTGTTAAACTACGCACCCTTGCCGAACAGTTGACCAAAGCCATCTACTGGGAACTGAGACTCGAAAAGGCGCAAGGTGCAACTTTCGACGAACTCCTCCGCACCAAGCCTTTTGAAAGCGCAGTTCCCCCGGTCATCCGCAACAAACTCCATGCCGCCCGTAAAGAGGGCAACAAGGCCGCCCACGGTGGGACTGTTGAAACGCAAGCTGCCCTTTGGATTGTTCAGGAGCTGTTCGAGGCGTCAGCCTGGTTTGCTGTGCGGTGCCTAGGGCAACAACCGCGAGACATTGCAAAATTCCAGCAGCCGAAAGACCAGCAGGCCGAGGCGGTCACTGCCGTTGAAGAGCAAAAGGCAACCGAAGCTAGGTTAGAGGAAGCACTGGCTGCACTTGAAAAGGTCAAAGCAGATTATGAAGCCTTAGCTGTTGAAGCCGAAACCACCGCCAAAAGTCAGATGGTTGCTGATGCACTCCAGTATGATGAAGCCACAACCCGTAAGCGTTTGATTGACGTGGCGCTGGCAGAGGCTGGATGGGATATCAATAAGCCGGATCAAGTTACGCTGGAGCAAAAAGTCGAACACCAGCCCAATCCAACGGGCATTGGCTATATCGACTACGTGCTGTGGGATGATGATGGTTTGCCGCTGGCTGTGATCGAGGCCAAGAAAACATCCGTGTCCGAGGAGAAAGGCCGTAAACAAGCAGAGCTGTATGCCGAGGGATTAGAGAAAACCTACGGCTTTCGCCCAGTCATCTTTTACACCAACGGTTACAACACTTGGATCTGGGATGATGCGCAGGGCTATCCTCCGCGTCCTTTGTTCGGCTTCTATTCCAAGTCTAGCCTACACAATCTTGCCAAGTTTCAGCGCAGCAATAAGGCGCAGCTTGATACCTTCACGCCAAAAGCAGAAATCGCCGGGCGGATCTACCAAGTCGAAACCATCAAGCGCGTCTGTGAGAATTTCAGCAGCAAGCACAGAAAAGCTTTGATCGTTCAGGCCACAGGCACAGGGAAAACCCGCGTTGCCATTGCATTAACGGACTTGTTGGTGCGGGCAAACTGGGCAAAACGTATTCTGTTCCTCTGTGATCGTAAGGAATTGGTGAAGCAGGCCAAGAACGCTTTCAACGACAACATGAGCGAACCGCTGACTGTGGTCTCGCGCAGGTCTGTAAACGACAACACGAGCCGCATCTTTGTCGCCACATATCCGGCCATGCAGTCGATCTTTCAGGCGTTTGATGTGGGGTTCTTTGATCTGGTTATTGCCGATGAGAGCCACCGCAGCATCTACAATCGCTACCGTCAGATTTTCCAATATTTCGATGCGCTTCAGGTTGGCCTGACGGCAACCCCTGTCGAGTTCATCTCTCGCAATACATATGGTTTGTTTGGTTGTAGTAATCAGGACCCCACCGCCTTTTACGCATTGGAAGATGCGGTTAAGGACGAGTGGCTGGTGCCCTATGAGGTTTTCACCCACACCACCAAATTCCTGCGTGATGGCATCCACTACAAAGACCTGACCGATGAGCAAAAGGCACAGCTTGAGGAAGATGGCGAAGCCGATGAAGATTTGGACCATGAGGCCAATGAAGTTGACAACAAAGTATTCAATAAAGACACGGGTCGCCACATCATCCGTAACCTGATGGAAAATGGTATCCGCGACGCCAGCGGACAACTTCCTGGGAAAACCATCATTTTTGCCCGCAGGCATACCCATGCCAAGATACTGGAGAAGTTATTCAACGAACTCTACCCGCAGTATGGCGGTAAGTTCTGTCAGGTCATCGATAATCATGATCCTCGTGCAGAGCAGCTGATTGATGATTTCAAAGGTGATGGCAACAACAAGGATCTGACCATCGCGATCTCCGTGGACATGCTGGATACGGGCATTGATGTACCGGAAGTGGTCAACCTGGTCTTTGCCAAGCCTGTGAAGTCCAAGGTCAAGTTCTGGCAGATGATCGGACGTGGCACTCGCCTATGTGAAGATTTGTTTGGTCCGGGACTTGATAAGTCCGTATTCCGCATTTTTGACCATTGGGCAAATTTCGAGTACTTCGAGCAGAACAAGCCGGAAGCCGAACCATCAGCCCCAACGTCTTTGATGCAACGCCTGTTCAACGCACGGATTGATTTGGCTGAGGCCGCCCTGAACGCACCGGAACTGGACTCTTTCAACAACACGGTAAAGCTGCTGGAGCAGGACGTTAACAGTCTGCCTGCGGATAGTATTGCTGTGCGGGAAAAGTGGCAGGAAGTCCTAACCATCCAACAACAAGGCGTGATCGAGCGATTTGACCCCATGACTGTGCAGGCCCTACGGGCAGAGATCAGCCCCCTGACGCAGTGGATCAATATCCGTGGACAAAGCGACGCCTATGGTTTTGACCTTTTGATGACCCAGATGCAAACCGCCCTGATCCAGCAAACACAAGCCTTTGAGGGTCTTAAGGGCGATCTGCTGAACGCTGTCAACCGCTTGCGTATGAACCTCAATCAGGTCAAGGCCAAAGCGGAAACCATCAAGCAAGTGAAGTCTGGCCCGTTCTGGGCTGCGGTTTCGCTGGCACAGCTGGAAAACGTACGGACAGAGCTGCGATCCATTATGCAGTATCAGGACACATCTTCGGCAAAACCCATCACGCCAAAGGTTATCGATATTGAGGAAGACCCGGATGGCATCCGAACAGGACAGACGACAACAGGGCTCATCTCCATTGATCAGGCTGTTTACCGCAAACGGGTAGAAGAAGCCCTGAGCGCGCTGTTTGATAAAGATCCGACTTTGCAGAAGATCCGGGCAGGGCAACCCGTATCACAAACCGACCTTGATCGTTTGATCTCCATGGTTTTGACCGAACACCCGGATGTGGATTTGAATATTCTGCGGGAGTTCTACCCGGATCTAGCTGATCATCTGGACCTGATTATCCGTAACATCATTGGCATGGATGTGGACGCGGTGCGGGATCGGTTCCAGGAGTTTGTCCATCGCAACCCTTCGCTCAGCGCCAAGCAAACCCAGTTTTTACGCCTTCTGGAACGCTTGATTGCCCAGAACGGCAGTGTTGAGGTTGAGCAGCTGGTTGACTCTCCGTTCACTAAACTGGATCAACTGGGCGTATTTGGTCTATTCCCGAACGATGAACAACGTCAGGACTTGCTGAACGTTGTCAAAACGTTTAAGCCGCAAGGCAACCTCAACAGTAGTAGTGATGAAAGTACCCTCCAATGA